The proteins below come from a single Malus sylvestris chromosome 3, drMalSylv7.2, whole genome shotgun sequence genomic window:
- the LOC126615031 gene encoding inactive beta-amylase 4, chloroplastic-like — translation MPSVLMSMISYKVAANYFDLFPIQCCFRIKALTVALKALKLACVHGIAVEVWWGIVERFSPLAYDWSLYEEIFKLVSDSDILH, via the exons ATGCCTTCTGTATTGATG AGTATGATTAGCTACAAGGTTGCAGCTAACTATTTTGATCTCTTCCCAATTCAA TGTTGTTTCAGAATCAAGGCCTTAACTGTAGCTCTAAAAGCACTCAAGTTGGCATGTGTCCACGGAATTGCAGTTGAGGTTTGGTGGGGAATCGTAGAGCGTTTCTCTCCTCTTGCATATGATTGGTCTCTATATGAAGAGATTTTCAAACTGGTTTCTGACTCAG ATATCCTGCAC